One window of Sinorhizobium fredii NGR234 genomic DNA carries:
- a CDS encoding class I SAM-dependent rRNA methyltransferase, producing the protein MKEKDRRSKNASVTAAKGRGAEARGGRHEPRHPSAKSGAPKGKAGGLPSPKAAAQKSPRSAAQESTPARSIEPRSGEKPAETVPLILETVPTAGYHLIDSGDGEKLEQYGPYRIVRPEAQALWPKALPAAVWEKADAIFTGDTDEDGMGRWRFPREALGETWPMQLLDTDFLGRFTSFRHVGVFPEQLAHWSWMKDQVAASGRPLKVLNLFGYTGVASLVAAKAGAEVTHVDASKKAIGWARENQAMARAEKLPIRWICDDAMKFIQREERRGSRYDIILTDPPKFGRGPNGEVWQLFDHLAAMLDICREILSPDARGLVLTAYSIRASFYSIHELMRETMRGRGGRVESGELIIREGGLDGKAPGRALSTSLFSRWVPK; encoded by the coding sequence GTGAAGGAAAAAGATCGGCGATCGAAAAACGCCTCGGTCACGGCGGCAAAGGGACGCGGCGCGGAGGCCCGTGGCGGACGTCACGAGCCACGGCATCCATCGGCAAAGAGCGGCGCCCCCAAGGGCAAGGCCGGCGGGCTGCCGTCACCCAAGGCAGCGGCGCAGAAATCGCCGCGGTCCGCTGCACAGGAAAGCACCCCGGCACGATCCATTGAGCCGCGCAGCGGCGAGAAGCCGGCCGAGACCGTGCCGCTCATCCTCGAGACGGTGCCGACCGCCGGTTACCACCTGATCGACAGCGGCGACGGCGAGAAGCTGGAACAGTACGGACCCTATCGCATCGTCCGGCCCGAGGCCCAGGCGCTGTGGCCGAAGGCCTTGCCCGCTGCCGTTTGGGAAAAGGCGGATGCGATCTTCACCGGCGACACCGACGAGGACGGCATGGGGCGCTGGCGCTTCCCCCGCGAGGCGCTGGGGGAAACCTGGCCGATGCAGCTTCTCGATACGGATTTTCTCGGCCGCTTCACCTCCTTCCGCCATGTCGGCGTGTTCCCCGAGCAGCTGGCCCACTGGTCCTGGATGAAGGACCAGGTGGCGGCGTCCGGCCGGCCGTTGAAGGTGCTCAACCTTTTCGGCTATACCGGCGTCGCCTCGCTGGTCGCCGCGAAGGCGGGCGCGGAGGTGACCCATGTCGATGCCTCGAAGAAGGCGATCGGCTGGGCGCGGGAGAACCAGGCGATGGCCCGCGCCGAGAAGCTGCCGATCCGCTGGATATGCGACGACGCCATGAAGTTCATCCAGCGCGAGGAGCGGCGCGGCAGCCGCTACGACATCATCCTGACCGACCCGCCCAAGTTCGGCCGAGGGCCGAACGGCGAGGTCTGGCAGCTTTTCGACCATCTGGCGGCGATGCTCGACATTTGCCGCGAAATCCTGTCGCCCGATGCCCGCGGCCTGGTGCTGACCGCCTATTCGATCCGCGCCAGCTTCTATTCGATCCACGAACTCATGCGCGAGACGATGCGCGGGCGCGGCGGCCGGGTGGAATCGGGCGAACTCATCATCCGCGAGGGCGGTCTCGACGGCAAGGCGCCGGGGCGGGCGCTGTCCACTTCCCTCTTCAGCCGCTGGGTACCCAAATGA
- a CDS encoding TrmH family RNA methyltransferase, with protein MNSDRSDHGTPRVGQVKEVTSLTNPIVKDIRALAQKKHRDETRSFMAEGLKLVIDALDLGWKIKTLVYAKAAKGKPQVGQVAAKAVARGGLVLEVSEKVISTITRRDNPQMVVGIFEQRYQPLKDIRPGEGETYVALDRVRDPGNLGTIIRTADAAGASGIILVGETTDPFSLETVRATMGSVFAMPVARASAEDFLRWQRSAGVQVVATHLSGSVDYRTIDYRSKPVVLLMGNEQAGLPAELAREAGALARIPQAGRADSLNLAIATGIMLFEARRHLLSLDAP; from the coding sequence ATGAACTCTGACAGAAGCGATCACGGCACGCCGCGCGTCGGCCAGGTGAAGGAGGTCACCAGCCTCACCAATCCGATCGTCAAGGATATCCGCGCGCTCGCCCAGAAGAAGCACCGCGACGAGACGCGTTCCTTCATGGCCGAAGGGCTGAAGCTGGTGATCGATGCGCTCGATCTCGGCTGGAAGATCAAGACGCTCGTCTATGCCAAGGCGGCCAAGGGCAAGCCGCAGGTCGGGCAGGTAGCGGCAAAGGCGGTCGCCAGGGGCGGGCTCGTCCTGGAGGTTAGCGAGAAGGTGATCTCGACGATCACCCGCCGCGACAACCCGCAGATGGTGGTCGGCATTTTCGAGCAGCGCTACCAGCCGCTGAAGGATATCCGTCCGGGGGAAGGTGAGACCTACGTGGCCCTCGACCGGGTGCGCGATCCCGGCAATCTCGGCACGATCATTCGCACGGCCGACGCGGCTGGTGCCTCGGGCATCATTCTGGTCGGCGAGACCACCGATCCGTTCTCGCTCGAAACGGTGCGGGCGACGATGGGCTCCGTCTTCGCCATGCCCGTCGCCCGCGCCAGCGCCGAGGACTTCCTCCGCTGGCAGCGATCGGCAGGCGTGCAGGTCGTGGCGACGCACCTTTCGGGCTCCGTCGACTATCGCACCATCGACTACCGATCGAAGCCCGTCGTCCTGCTGATGGGCAACGAGCAGGCGGGCCTGCCGGCCGAACTCGCCCGCGAAGCCGGCGCGCTGGCGCGCATCCCCCAGGCGGGCCGCGCCGACTCGCTCAATCTGGCGATTGCCACCGGCATCATGCTGTTCGAAGCGCGCCGCCACCTTCTGTCGCTGGATGCCCCCTGA
- the lspA gene encoding signal peptidase II, with translation MSERNTLFSRPLPIALFILVALVADQAIKYLVEAFLPFQEAVPVVPMLALYRTYNYGVAFSMLSGMEGWFIVGMRLAVVAFVLWLWRRTPKDRFFAHLGYAMIIAGALGNLVDRLLFGYVIDYILFHTATWSFAVFNLADSFITVGAGAIILDELLQTKKTRSLKL, from the coding sequence ATGAGCGAACGCAACACCCTGTTTTCCCGGCCGCTGCCGATCGCGCTCTTCATTCTCGTCGCGCTCGTTGCCGACCAGGCCATCAAGTATCTGGTGGAAGCCTTCCTGCCCTTCCAGGAGGCGGTGCCGGTCGTTCCGATGCTCGCCCTCTATCGCACCTACAATTACGGCGTCGCCTTCTCGATGCTGTCGGGCATGGAAGGCTGGTTCATCGTCGGCATGCGCCTGGCCGTCGTCGCCTTCGTTCTCTGGCTCTGGCGCCGCACCCCGAAGGACCGGTTCTTCGCCCATCTCGGCTATGCGATGATCATCGCCGGCGCACTTGGCAATCTCGTCGACCGGCTGCTTTTCGGCTATGTCATCGACTACATCCTGTTCCACACGGCCACCTGGTCCTTCGCCGTCTTCAATCTCGCCGATAGTTTCATCACCGTCGGCGCCGGGGCGATCATCCTGGACGAGCTGCTGCAGACGAAAAAGACGCGGTCGCTAAAACTTTAG
- a CDS encoding hybrid sensor histidine kinase/response regulator: protein MSEPFSAQQRKQAGPGAMPAAVDVARSATAMAGRPPPVARRSPVDRETSVGHILLAVAGLAAAALLLVAGARAGLHLLPAVAAVGALAGAFLLLSREGAASRQASEPGSGADRTERCSETAKLLSTIHDALGDIALVRGMDGKIVQANAVFSRVCGRVDVRGLTCASLGLSFEPRPDPDRFIVRFATPAGLRLYDWHDVVIREPASGRLMRHSIARDVTEEAQAVRRGEEARLRAEEASQAKSRLLATVTHEIRTPLSGILGMSHLLAQTQLSAEQRNYLADMQQSGHALVQLVEDLIDFSSLSAGRFQLHPSEQELRLVIENVVEMLSHRAHEKGIEIGVAIDASVPPRFGFDAARLRQVLFNVIGNAVKFTEAGGVLVTADYGEGHVRIRVDDSGPGMSADELARVFEEFEQAGDHAQRSKGTGLGLAISRRIMEAFGGSLIASSVTGEGSRFEIRFPVDEALSAAQPRRGALADAHVLLLAPDGPASMALAATIKTLGGQCHRAPTLSAAREVIARPLAGALPLTDIIVDHRHASQLRQLLLLEPALERQRLRKTCLISPEERSSHPVNRMGGYEAWLIRPLREKSLVEVLLGRMTGIEKRDGINDNRPILRAEPRKAAAVSPDRRRVLLAEDDPVNALVLRKMLERAGHGVDHVGDFAALEAALQGRAAPGLIVTDFNMPGGDGLALLRRLRGVEAAGKGNRVPVVVLTSDVRSDLHRLLLAAGADAVLTKPAEPERFLAEVARLLDAGQA from the coding sequence ATGAGCGAGCCTTTCTCAGCCCAGCAGCGCAAGCAAGCCGGCCCGGGCGCGATGCCAGCAGCCGTCGACGTCGCGCGATCGGCGACGGCGATGGCAGGCCGTCCTCCTCCGGTAGCGCGCAGGTCGCCGGTCGACCGCGAAACGTCCGTTGGCCACATTCTCCTGGCTGTCGCCGGGCTGGCCGCCGCGGCCCTTCTCCTCGTCGCGGGGGCACGCGCCGGCCTTCATCTGCTGCCGGCCGTAGCTGCGGTCGGTGCCCTCGCCGGCGCCTTTCTGCTGCTCTCCCGCGAAGGCGCCGCGTCCCGGCAGGCGTCGGAGCCGGGTAGCGGAGCAGATCGGACCGAGCGGTGTTCGGAGACGGCGAAGCTGCTTTCGACGATCCATGATGCGCTCGGCGACATCGCGCTCGTCCGCGGCATGGACGGCAAGATCGTCCAGGCGAATGCCGTGTTCAGTCGAGTTTGTGGCCGGGTCGACGTGCGGGGGCTGACCTGTGCTTCGCTGGGCCTGAGCTTCGAGCCGCGGCCGGATCCGGACCGTTTCATCGTCCGTTTCGCGACGCCGGCCGGCCTACGCCTCTACGATTGGCACGATGTCGTCATCCGCGAGCCGGCGAGCGGCCGGCTGATGCGCCACAGCATCGCCCGAGACGTAACGGAAGAGGCGCAAGCGGTGCGCCGCGGAGAGGAGGCACGGCTGCGCGCCGAAGAGGCGAGCCAGGCGAAATCGCGGCTGCTGGCGACCGTCACGCATGAGATCCGCACGCCGCTTTCCGGCATCCTCGGCATGAGCCATCTGCTCGCCCAGACGCAATTGTCGGCCGAGCAGCGGAACTATCTTGCCGACATGCAGCAGTCCGGTCACGCCCTGGTTCAACTCGTCGAGGACCTGATCGATTTCTCCTCGCTCTCGGCCGGGCGCTTCCAACTGCATCCGTCGGAGCAGGAACTGCGCCTCGTCATCGAGAACGTGGTGGAGATGCTTTCGCATCGCGCCCACGAGAAAGGCATCGAAATCGGGGTGGCGATCGATGCGAGCGTACCGCCTCGCTTCGGGTTCGATGCGGCGCGTCTCAGGCAGGTGCTGTTCAACGTCATCGGCAATGCCGTCAAATTCACCGAAGCCGGCGGCGTGCTCGTCACGGCCGATTACGGCGAAGGACATGTCCGCATCCGGGTTGATGACAGCGGCCCTGGCATGTCTGCCGACGAACTGGCGCGTGTCTTCGAGGAGTTCGAGCAGGCCGGCGACCACGCCCAGCGCTCCAAGGGAACAGGCCTCGGGCTGGCGATTTCCCGCCGCATCATGGAGGCCTTTGGCGGCAGCCTCATCGCGTCGAGCGTTACGGGAGAGGGGAGCCGCTTCGAGATTCGCTTTCCGGTCGACGAGGCCCTCTCAGCTGCGCAGCCCCGCCGCGGCGCCCTTGCCGACGCGCATGTCCTTCTGCTCGCTCCCGACGGCCCCGCTTCGATGGCGCTTGCCGCGACCATCAAGACCCTGGGCGGCCAATGCCATCGCGCGCCAACCCTGTCGGCGGCGCGCGAAGTCATCGCCAGGCCGCTCGCCGGCGCCCTGCCACTGACGGATATCATCGTCGATCACCGCCATGCGTCGCAATTGCGCCAACTCCTGTTGCTGGAGCCGGCACTCGAACGTCAGCGACTGCGCAAGACCTGCCTGATCAGCCCCGAAGAGCGCAGCAGCCACCCGGTGAACCGGATGGGCGGCTACGAGGCCTGGCTGATCCGCCCCTTGCGGGAGAAATCCCTGGTGGAGGTGCTGCTCGGCCGCATGACGGGCATCGAAAAGCGCGATGGAATCAACGACAACAGGCCAATCCTCAGGGCGGAGCCGCGGAAGGCTGCCGCGGTTTCACCGGATCGCCGCCGGGTGCTGCTCGCCGAGGACGATCCGGTGAATGCCTTGGTGCTGCGGAAGATGCTGGAGAGGGCCGGACACGGCGTCGATCATGTCGGCGACTTCGCCGCGCTCGAAGCTGCGTTGCAAGGGAGGGCTGCACCCGGGCTCATCGTGACGGACTTCAATATGCCGGGCGGCGACGGGCTTGCCCTGCTTCGGCGCCTTCGCGGGGTCGAAGCAGCCGGAAAAGGGAACCGGGTGCCTGTGGTCGTTCTGACCTCGGATGTCCGAAGCGATCTGCATCGGCTGCTGCTTGCGGCCGGTGCGGACGCCGTCCTTACAAAGCCGGCCGAACCGGAGCGGTTCCTCGCAGAAGTCGCGCGGCTGCTCGATGCCGGGCAGGCGTAG
- a CDS encoding GNAT family N-acetyltransferase → MTIDLLDSTSVVDTSQVRSRKTIAAPATDVLGRIANLETRLARTAAEIDAAQAVRYRVFVEEMKAQVTPEAERRKRDVDGWDAICDHLLVLDTSIEGDAEEQIVGTYRLLRQEVAARAGGFYSASEFAIDDLLARHPDKRFMELGRSCVLPEYRTKRTVELLWQGNWAYALKHGIDAMFGCGSLPGVVPEEHALALSFLHHNLLARDQWAVAARPELYRTMDLMPPEAINPKKALAALPPLIKGYMRLGAMVGDGAVVDHAFRTTDVLIVLPISNISGRYLNYYGADAGRFSSSVS, encoded by the coding sequence ATGACGATCGACCTTCTGGATTCGACGAGCGTGGTTGACACTTCACAGGTTCGCAGCCGCAAGACCATTGCGGCACCGGCAACCGATGTTCTCGGCCGTATCGCCAATCTCGAAACGCGGCTTGCCCGTACTGCCGCGGAGATCGACGCGGCGCAGGCCGTGCGTTACCGCGTCTTCGTCGAGGAGATGAAGGCGCAGGTGACGCCCGAGGCCGAACGGCGCAAGCGCGATGTCGACGGCTGGGACGCGATTTGCGACCATCTGCTCGTCCTCGACACCTCGATCGAAGGGGACGCCGAGGAGCAGATCGTCGGCACCTACCGCCTGCTGCGCCAGGAGGTCGCCGCGCGGGCGGGCGGCTTCTATTCGGCTTCCGAATTTGCCATCGACGATCTTCTCGCCCGTCATCCGGACAAGCGCTTCATGGAACTCGGCCGCTCCTGCGTGCTGCCGGAATACCGGACCAAGCGCACCGTGGAACTGCTCTGGCAGGGCAATTGGGCCTATGCGCTGAAGCATGGCATCGATGCCATGTTCGGCTGCGGCTCCCTTCCGGGGGTCGTTCCCGAGGAGCATGCGCTGGCGCTTTCCTTTCTCCACCACAACCTGCTCGCCCGCGATCAATGGGCGGTCGCCGCCCGGCCGGAACTCTATCGCACGATGGATCTCATGCCGCCCGAAGCGATCAATCCGAAGAAGGCGCTTGCAGCGCTGCCGCCGCTCATCAAGGGCTATATGCGGCTCGGTGCGATGGTCGGCGACGGTGCCGTCGTCGATCACGCTTTCCGGACGACGGACGTGCTGATCGTTCTGCCGATCAGCAATATCTCCGGCCGCTATCTCAACTACTACGGCGCCGACGCCGGCCGCTTTTCTTCGTCCGTCTCCTGA